A single region of the Rhodothermia bacterium genome encodes:
- the gcvH gene encoding glycine cleavage system protein GcvH, producing the protein MTTIFPEHLRYTKDHEWVLDEDNGIFKVGITDFAQRELGDIVFVELPLVGDTFGAEEEFGTVEAVKTVSQLFMPIAGEVVEINTAISDDPEVINSDPYGEGWMIKIRPQNADDLQQLLTANTYQSLVSA; encoded by the coding sequence ATGACAACGATATTTCCTGAGCACCTTCGATACACCAAAGATCACGAATGGGTACTAGACGAGGACAACGGAATTTTTAAAGTTGGTATCACAGATTTTGCGCAGCGAGAATTGGGTGATATTGTTTTTGTTGAACTTCCATTGGTTGGCGACACCTTTGGCGCCGAAGAGGAATTTGGAACGGTGGAAGCCGTTAAGACGGTCTCGCAGTTGTTCATGCCAATTGCCGGAGAAGTCGTTGAAATCAATACAGCTATTTCAGACGATCCTGAAGTCATTAACTCAGATCCCTACGGTGAAGGCTGGATGATTAAAATAAGACCGCAAAATGCCGACGACCTCCAACAACTATTGACAGCAAACACCTACCAATCCTTGGTCAGCGCATAG